From a region of the Thermosipho melanesiensis BI429 genome:
- a CDS encoding desulfoferrodoxin produces the protein MTRRGQVYKCEKCGNIVEVLHEGPGTLVCCGEPMKLLEEKTADSSQEKHVPFIEEIENGYRIRVGANAMHPMEEKHYIEWIELTVDGAVYKKFLNPGEKPEAVFEVKKGTKVSAREYCNIHGLWKK, from the coding sequence ATGACAAGAAGAGGGCAAGTATATAAGTGTGAAAAATGTGGAAATATTGTTGAAGTGTTGCATGAAGGACCTGGAACATTAGTATGTTGTGGAGAGCCTATGAAATTATTAGAAGAAAAGACAGCAGATTCATCTCAAGAAAAACATGTTCCATTTATTGAAGAAATAGAGAATGGTTATAGAATAAGAGTAGGAGCAAATGCAATGCATCCAATGGAAGAAAAGCATTACATTGAATGGATAGAGTTGACAGTAGACGGAGCGGTGTACAAAAAGTTTTTAAACCCAGGGGAAAAACCTGAAGCTGTTTTTGAAGTAAAGAAAGGAACTAAAGTTTCGGCAAGGGAATATTGTAATATACATGGACTTTGGAAAAAATAG
- a CDS encoding HTH domain-containing protein, with the protein MGVKKEKVLEVLKSEGKPMRTSDIAKKLGVDTKVVSKLISELKKEGKVESPKRCYYAPKGE; encoded by the coding sequence ATGGGTGTGAAAAAAGAGAAGGTTCTTGAGGTTTTGAAGAGCGAAGGAAAACCAATGAGAACGAGTGATATTGCAAAAAAATTGGGAGTTGATACTAAAGTTGTTAGTAAGCTTATTAGTGAGTTAAAAAAGGAAGGAAAAGTTGAAAGTCCAAAAAGGTGTTATTATGCGCCAAAGGGGGAATAA
- a CDS encoding ferritin, whose amino-acid sequence MLNEKMIEALNNQVNEEFYSAYLYLSMAAHFENIGLKGFANWMRIQAMEEKDHAMKIFDYLARQGAKIKLFGIKEPPSEFGSIKEIFEEVLKHEQYITSKINELVDLAESLKDRPTFNFLQWYVDEQVEEEENANDILSQLKLIGDNKNALFMLDKELSQRTYAPLSGE is encoded by the coding sequence ATGTTAAATGAGAAAATGATAGAGGCTTTAAATAATCAAGTAAATGAAGAATTTTATTCGGCATATTTGTACCTTTCAATGGCAGCACATTTTGAGAATATCGGATTAAAAGGGTTTGCAAACTGGATGAGGATTCAGGCGATGGAAGAAAAAGATCATGCAATGAAAATCTTTGATTATCTTGCAAGGCAAGGTGCGAAAATAAAGTTGTTTGGAATTAAGGAACCTCCATCTGAGTTTGGAAGTATAAAGGAGATTTTTGAGGAAGTTTTAAAACATGAACAATATATTACATCAAAAATAAATGAATTAGTTGATTTGGCAGAATCTTTAAAAGATAGACCCACGTTTAATTTCTTACAATGGTATGTTGACGAACAAGTGGAAGAAGAAGAAAATGCAAATGATATATTAAGCCAATTAAAGTTGATAGGAGATAATAAAAATGCTCTATTTATGCTTGATAAAGAACTATCGCAAAGAACATATGCACCTTTAAGTGGAGAGTGA
- a CDS encoding DUF5320 family protein translates to MPFGRGFFGRGYGYGRGYGYGRGFGYGRGFGRGYGFEQYDERFLLEEERDMLLEYVDYLKSEISYAERRLKELDKMLQGGE, encoded by the coding sequence ATGCCATTCGGTAGAGGTTTTTTTGGAAGAGGATATGGTTATGGCAGAGGATATGGATATGGTAGAGGTTTTGGTTATGGTAGAGGGTTTGGAAGAGGATATGGTTTTGAACAATATGATGAGAGGTTTCTTCTTGAAGAGGAAAGAGATATGCTTTTAGAATATGTAGATTATTTGAAGAGTGAGATTTCGTACGCTGAAAGAAGATTAAAAGAACTTGATAAAATGCTTCAAGGAGGTGAATGA